From the genome of Latilactobacillus curvatus JCM 1096 = DSM 20019:
CGTTGCAATTGATGATGCACAAAAGAACATTGCATCAACGGACAAAGAAATTACTGAAGTGGCTCAAAAAATCGTTAAAGTTCAAGCTGAAGTCCAATCTAGAAAAGCTGTTTTAAAAGAACAAGTAATTGCGCTTCAAAAACGTGCTGGGGATAGTGTTTCTGGAAATGTTTACGTTGACTTCATCGTCAATAGTGATAGTTTCTCAGATATGGTCAGTCGTGCTTCAGTTGTTGGCAAGTTAAACCAAGCTAACAAGGAAGCAATGGACGCCGTAGCGAACTCAGAAAGTAAATTAGCTACTTTAAAACAAGAACAAGTGACTGAAAAAGCAAACTTAGTTAACACAAAAGCACAGTTAGAAAAAGATCAAGCACAGTTAACATCACTTAAAGCAGATGCAGAAAATGAACAAGCAAGTTTCCAACAAGAAGTGGATGGACATAAGACACAGCTTGCTAGCTTACAAAGTCAATTAGATGCTCAAACAGCAGCCGCTGTTGAAGCTGCTAAAAAAGAAACTGAAAAAGCAACAATCGCACCAACGGTTGCACCTAAAACAGGTTCAGACAATACACCAGCACCAACGCCTGCAAAAACAACGACAGTTGCGCCATCTGGTGCAAACACTGGTTCATTAGTTGGCAATGCCTTACAATTCATTGGCACACCGTATGCATGGGGTGGCGCACAACCTGGTGGTTTTGATTGTTCTGGTTTAGTTTGGTACGCTGCTAAGATGGCCGGCATTAGCTTACCACGGACATCACAAGAACAAAGCACGGTTGGGACAAAAGTGTCATTATCAGAATTACAACCTGGTGACCTTGTTTTCTGGGGTGGCGTTGGTTCAGCACATCACGTTGGGATCTATATCGGTGGTGGCTCATACGTTCACGCACCAACAGAAGGCCAAAATGTAACAACGATGTCAATGCAATATTACAAACCTGACTTTGGTCGTCGTTTATAAGATTAAATAAAAGAATAAAAAAGTTTGGCGTCTGCTTAAATTAAGCCGCCAAACTTTTTTATTTATTTAAATCCTGAATAGAAGAGTGTGAATGAATAGTGACAAAACAACTATTAGTCATTACGGGCGCCACGGGTAGTGGCAAAACAACGGTGAGCCATTATTTAAAAGAGGCCTTTCAAATT
Proteins encoded in this window:
- a CDS encoding C40 family peptidase; the encoded protein is MKKVSRLMFSALAFLTIGSTMAVSIGAVSADEVADTKASMTNLSAENSALLAKLSAAQDKVASIDSQVSNKTVAIDDAQKNIASTDKEITEVAQKIVKVQAEVQSRKAVLKEQVIALQKRAGDSVSGNVYVDFIVNSDSFSDMVSRASVVGKLNQANKEAMDAVANSESKLATLKQEQVTEKANLVNTKAQLEKDQAQLTSLKADAENEQASFQQEVDGHKTQLASLQSQLDAQTAAAVEAAKKETEKATIAPTVAPKTGSDNTPAPTPAKTTTVAPSGANTGSLVGNALQFIGTPYAWGGAQPGGFDCSGLVWYAAKMAGISLPRTSQEQSTVGTKVSLSELQPGDLVFWGGVGSAHHVGIYIGGGSYVHAPTEGQNVTTMSMQYYKPDFGRRL